In Arthrobacter sp. CJ23, the genomic window CGCGCGGCCGCCACGAAACTGCCGTAGTTGGCCACGAGGTGGAAGGCCCGCAGATGGGTCATATTCATAGGCATGGCCTAAGTGTTCTATAGATATTAGTGGTTGTCCCTATATTTCAACGTCGCGGCTGGATAGCGTCAGTCCCGTGAAGAACCTTCCCACGGCCCATGAGCCCCACGTCTTGGTCGTCGGCATCGACGGCATCCGTTACGACACCCTCCTGGCCGCGTCCACCCCGGCACTCGACCGGCTCGCGGCGTCGGGGGTTCTGCTGGCGGTCCGCGTGCACGAAAAGAACGCCACCATCTCCGGCCCCGTATGGTCCACGGTGGCCACCGGCGTGTACCAGGACAGGCACATGGTCACCGGCAACAGCCACCACCCCGGTGAGCTGGACGGATTTCCGGACTTCACGGCACGGCTGAGGTCGGCCAGGCCCGGGCTCGAGACCATGGTTGCCGCAAGCTGGCACCCCTTGGCCAGCGAAGTCGAGTGCGGCCCGATCTTCTCCTCCCGCGGCTGGGTTCCCACTCCGGACCCGGAAGACGCCAACGACGCCGGGAGCTGGATCCTCGCCGACGACGCCGTTGCCGGATACGCGGCCCGCCGCCTGGCGCGGGAGGACCTTGCCGCCTCCTTCGTCTATTTCGGGGAGGCCGACGTCGAAGCCCACAACCACGGCACCGGCCCGGACTACGTGGCTGCGATCGAGCGCTGCGATGCCCGCCTCGGCGTGCTGCTGGCCGCCATCGACAGCAGGCCAGCCCGGGCCAGGGAGAGATGGACTGTCATCGTGGTGACCGACCACGGGCACGTGGACGCCGGCGGCCACGGCGGCGAAAGCGATGAGGAACGTACGGCCTGGATGGCCGCAGCGGGGGCAGGCGTGCCGCAATCCGTCGAGGCGCTGGACCACGCCGACATCGCGGCCCAGGTGCTGGCGGCGTTCGGGATCCCCGCGGAAGACACCGACGGCGTCCTCTTCGGCGCGCGGTAGGCCCGCCTTGACCCTGACCCTGACCGTGACAGCCGTGGTCCTCTTCGCAGCCGTGCTGCACAGCGGCTGGAACGCCATTGCCAAGGCCATCCCGGACAGGCTGGCCGCCTCGACCCTGATCGCACTTGTCTACCTGGTCTCGGGCATCGCCGGCTCCCTGGTCTTCGGCGCTCCGCTGGAGGCGTCCTGGCCGTTCATTGCCGCATCCGCGTGCCTGCAGACCATGTACATGATCCTGTTGACCGCCTCCTACAAACACGGCGACTTCTCGCAGGTATACCCGCTGGCCCGCGGGCTGGCCGTGCTGGTGGTGGCCGCCGTCGCCATGACCTTCCTGGCGGAACAGCTCAACCTGATGCAACTGGCGGGGGTGGCCGTCGTCGCGGGTTCCTTGCTTAGCCTGTCGCTGACCGGCGGCCGGGCTGGCAACCGCAAAGGCTCCCTGTTCGCCGTGCTGACGGGGCTGAGCATCGCTGCGTACACGCTGGTGGACGGGGTGGGCGTGCGGCTGTCCGGGGAGCCGCTGGGCTATGTCGCCTGGCTGTTCCTGCTCCAGGGCGCCATGATTCCGATGCTGTGCTGGTGGCTGGCGCCCAGCCGCGGCGGATTCGTGATCGAGGTCCGCGCACATTGGAAACCCGGGCTGCTGGGCGGGCTCATGTCCATGCTGGCCTACGCGGCGGTGGTCTGGGCCCAGAGCCTGGCCCCGCTGGCACTGGTTTCGGCGCTCCGTGAGACGAGCGTGCTGCTGGCCGGCGTGATCGGGGCGGTGTTCTTCAGCGAACGCTTCAGCAAGGTCCGCATGGGCCTGACGGCCGCGGCCGTGTGCGGGATTGTTGCCCTGCAGCTCGGCTGACTAGCCGGAGAAGAACTCGGAAAGTTCCGCGATCAGCTTGTCCGGGGCCTTGATGGGGCCGTCGTGGCCGTAGCCCGGCAGGATGGTGTAGCTGGAGCCGGACAGCACGTCATGGATCTGCCCGCAGGCAACCCCGAAGTATGCCGGGCTCTTTTCGCCCACCACGATCAGGGTTTCCAGCGGCAGCTCCAGGAACGGCTCCGCCGGCATGTCCGCGGCAATGACGGCCTTGATCTCGCGCACACCGCACTGCATGAGCTCGCGCATCTGCTTGCCCATGGTGGTGCCGGCCGTCAGCTTGTTGGCCAGGGTAAGCATGGACAGCGGCATGCGTGAGAATGCGCCGCCCGTCTCGACGCCCTTGACCAGCACGGCGAGGCCACGGTCGAAGTCTCCCGCCGCCGTCGCGCGTTCATACTCGGGTGCCCAATCGGCCTTGACGCTGTGGTTCACGGAGACGGCGGGGTCATAGACCGCGAGCCGTTCCACGGGGAGGGTCCGTGCGGCGTGCAGGGCCACGGCACCGCCGAAACTGTGCCCGAAAACGTCCGTGCTGGAGGTGTGCTGCATGACCGCGGCGAGGTCGCGGATGTCCACGTCAAGGGTGTAATCCATCGGCTGCGGCGATGACCCGCCCCGCCCGCGGCGGTTGAAAGTATGGACCGGCCGGCCCAGCGCCGCGCTCAGTTTCTGCGCGAAACGCGCGTAATCGGCGGCGGTCACCATGGATGCGGGAACGACGACGACGCCGGAGCCGGCAGCCGCGAGGTCACCCCCCGTGGTGAGGACCTCCAGTGTTCCGCCGTCGGTAGTGGTGATGTTCTCGCGCGTCATGCATCGAGCCTAACGGAGCCGCCTGAAAGCCGACAGTTCGGCACGCACCCCGGCTCTGTTGCGCCACGCCGCAGGAGTCACGCTGCGTTGCTCGTCTCCGAGAAGTAGCCGGCAATATCGGCGACCAGCTCCTTGAAGGCCGCCGGCACCGAGCCATGGACACCCTTCGGCGAGACCCGGAGTGAACTTCCGGGCACGGCGGCGTGCAGCCGCTCCGCCGTGACCTTGTAGTACTCGGGGCTCTTCGCGCCCACCAGGAAGCACGTGCCTTCCGGCAAGGAGGCGAAATCCGCAGCGTGCCGCCGCTCCTCCATCGCCGCTTTCAGTTCACCCACGCCACTTGGCATCAGTTCCCGGAGGAGCTTGTTGGCCCGGGTCCGTGAGACCACAGCCAGCAGGCCGGCCAGCACCGGTTCCGGGATGCGTGCCAAGGCTGTGCCCGGGCTCATCCCGCGCTTCAGCCGCGCCATGGCCCGGGGGAAGTCGCCGCCGTCAACGGATTCGGCGAAGCCGGCCAGCCAGGACATGTCGACGCTGCCGTCAATGTTCACCGCGGCGTCATAGACGGCGAGCCTGTCCATCTCGAAGGCCGTCCCGGTGAACTCCTTGGCGGCGTTGAGCGCCACCGAGCCGCCCAGGCTATGCCCGAAGACATGCCGGCCACCGGTGATCCCAAGGACTGCCCGGACATCGGAGATCTCCGTGTCCATGGAATAGTCCGCAGGCTGTTCGCTCGAGCCGCCCCGGCCACGGCGGTCGTAAACGTCCACGGCCCAGCCCTCGCCGAGCCGCGCCGCGAGGGCCATCGAAAACGGCCTGTAGATGAGGGCCGTCAGGAAGGCGCCGCCGATTACCAGGACGCGCCGCCCGGCCGGTGCATCAGCGGTGCCGTAGCTGTAGAGCGCCAGCCGTCCGCCGTCGTCGGTGTCCAGGGTCCGCTCTTCCACCGCCCCAGTCTAGGCGGGAGCCGCGCAGTGCGGTCACCCGCGCGGCACGGCCGGGAGGTCCACTCCGCGCGCGGTTTTCCGCAGGAACGGGAGCGTCGAGTAAGATGCCCAACTCCCGGTAAACTTAACCCTTGTGACTGCTGAAAACACCCCCTCCACAGAGCCCGCCGACGCCAGCGAACAGATGCGCATCCGCATGGAAAAGCGCAGCAAGCTGATCGAGCGCGGCGGCGAGGCTTACCCGGTGGGTGTCGAGCGGACCCATTCCCTCGCCGAAATCCGCGAGAAGTACGCGCACCTCGAGGCCGACGAGACCACCGGCGACACCGTGGGCATCACGGGCCGCATCGTCTTCGTCCGCAACACCGGCAAGCTGTGCTTCGCCACCCTCCAGGAAGGCGGCGTGGACGGCAAGGGCGTCCGCCTGCAGGCCATGCTGAGCCTGGCCAACATCGGCGAGGAAGCGCTCGCCGACTGGAAGGCCCTGGTTGACCTCGGCGACCACGTCCTCATCAAGGGCGAGGTCATTTCCTCGCGCCGCGGCGAACTGTCCGTCATGGCCGACTCATGGTCCATGGCCTCCAAGGCGCTGCGCCCGCTCCCCGTCCTGCACGCTGAACTGAACGAGGAAACCCGGGTCCGCCAGCGCTACGTGGACCTCATGGTCCGCGACGAAGCCCGCGAAATGGTCTACCGCCGCGCGGCCATCACGCGCTCCGTCCGCGACACCCTGGACCGCCGCGGCTACGTGGAGGTCGAGACCCCCATCCTGCAGCTCATCCACGGCGGCGCCACGGCACGCCCGTTCGAGACGCACATGAACGCCTTCGACCAGAAGATGACGCTGCGCATCGCCACCGAGCTCTTCCTCAAGCGGGCCGTGGTGGGCGGCATTGACCGCGTCTACGACATGGGCCGCGTGTTCCGCAACGAAGGCGTGGACTCCACCCATAGCCCCGAATTCACCACCCTCGAGTGCTACGAGGCCTGGGCCGACCAATTCGTCATGGCCGAGCGCATGAAGGAAATCATCCTCAACGTCGCCGACGTCGTTGGCACCCGCACCATCCAGACCGACGCCGGCGAGATCAACCTCGACGGCGACTGGGCCTGGGTGGCCGTGTACCCGGGGCTGTCCGAGGCCATCGGCGTCGAGATCACCCCGGACACCACCGTGGCCGAGCTGCTGCCCATTGCGGAAAAGCACGAGGTCAAGGTGGACCCCAAGTGGGACGCCGAGAAGATCGTGGTGGAGCTGTTCGGCGAGATCGTCGAGCCCACGCTTCTGAACCCGACCTTCGTCTACAACTACCCGCCGTCGGCCCAGCCGCTGGCCCGACCGCACCGCGAGGACGGCCGCCTGATCGAGGCCTGGGACCTGATCATCGGCGGCATGGAGCGCGGCACCGCGTTCTCCGAGCTGATCGACCCCGTGATCCAGCGTGAGCGGCTGACCGAGCAGTCCCGGCGCGCCGCGGCCGGCGACGTCGAAGCCATGCAGCTCGACGAGGACTTCCTGCGCGCCCTCGAATACGGAGCACCGCCCATGGGCGGGATCGGCCTCGGCATCGACCGCCTGGTCATGCTGTTCACCGGTGCCGGCATCCGCGAAACCATCCTGTTCCCGCTCCTGAAGCCTGAAGGCCACTGACCATGGAATACATTGCCGTACTTGCGCCGTCCGTTGTGGTTGGGCTCATCTTTTGGTTTGCGATGAAATCCATTTTCAATGCCGACAAGTCCGAGCGGCGGGCTGAAGCCCGCGCCCAGGCGGAGGCGGATTCCCGCAATTCAAAGATGGCCGGCGGCGACACGCCTGCTGAATAGCCGGACTTTCGCCTGTCACTATCCACAGGAAGCATTTCTCCTTTGACGCGCGCCCTTGCCGTGGACGATAATTGACTATTACATACCGTTCGATCTGAATACCCTGCCGAGAGAGGCCCTTCATGGCACAGAAAGTAAAAATCATCCTCGTCGATGACTTGGATGAAGGCTCGGCGGACGAAACCGTGCGCTTCGGCCTTGACGGCGTCAGCTACGAGATGGACCTGTCATCTGCCAATGCCTCCAAGCTGCGCGATGCGCTTGAACCCTTTGTCGCCAAGGCACGGAAGACCTCAACCGGCCGTGCCACGCGAGGACGCGCAACGGTCGCCCGGAGCCAGGATTCTGCACAGATCCGCCAGTGGGCGCGGGACAACGGTTTTACCGTAAACAGCCGCGGCCGCATTCAGGCCGAAATCCAGGAAGCATACCAGAAGGCAAATTCCTGACATTCGGTTCAATGCCCCCGGCGATAAGCCGGGGGCATTGTCTTTTAACGGCATACGCCGTACCAGTAATGATTAGTCCAAACCTTGGAATTTCCCGTGAATGGGCGTGGATTGTTGCGGAGCCCTTTTGAACCCCGACGCCGGCTAATGGGGCTGACGTTCGGCACCGGATTTTGCCCGGATTTGGCCCCGGATTGTCCGCCGGAAGGCTTGCCGGAATACTCTCAGGAATGTCATCAGCTTGCCATCGGCGGACGGCGGCACGGCCGCTGCCGGGAGCCGGGACGGCCCTGCCGGCGCCGATCGGGCCGTGCCGGAATTATTCCGCCGCGGCGTCATGTTTCCCCTGTGGCGAACACGCCACAAAAACTGGGCTCCGGCACGTAGCATCAAAGTACGTCGTAGCTAGGAGTGTGGCGAAATGTTTGAGAGATTTACGGACCGTGCCCGTCGCGTGGTTGTGCTTGCCCAGGAAGAGGCACGCATGCTTAACCACAACTACATTGGCACCGAACACATCCTCTTGGGTCTGATCCACGAGGGTGAAGGCGTTGCCGCAAAGGCGCTTGAGTCCTTGAGCATCTCGCTCGACGGCGTCCGCGAACAGGTGCAGGAGATCATCGGACAGGGCCAGCAGGCTCCCTCCGGCCACATCCCCTTCACCCCGCGCGCCAAGAAGGTGCTTGAGCTTTCGCTCCGCGAAGCCCTGCAGCTGGGCCACAACTACATCGGCACGGAGCACATCCTGCTCGGCCTCATCCGCGAGGGTGAAGGCGTGGCTGCCCAGGTGCTGGTCAAGCTCGGCGCAGACCTCAACCGGGTCCGCCAGCAGGTCATCCAGCTGCTCTCCGGCTACCAGGGCAAGGAAACGCCGGGCTCCGGCTCCGGCCCCGGCCAGCAGGAAGGCACCCCGGCTGGTTCCGTGGTGCTGGACCAGTTCGGCCGCAACCTCACCCAGGCTGCCCGCGAAAACAAGCTCGATCCTGTGATCGGCCGCGAGCAGGAGATGGAACGCGTCATGCAGGTCCTCTCCCGCCGCACCAAGAACAACCCCGTGCTCATCGGCGAACCCGGCGTCGGCAAGACCGCCGTCGTCGAAGGGCTCGCCCAGGCGATCGTCCGCGGCGACGTCCCGGAGACCATCAAGGACAAGCAGCTGTACACGCTTGACCTCGGTTCCCTGGTTGCCGGTTCCCGCTACCGCGGTGACTTCGAAGAGCGCCTCAAGAAGGTCCTCAAGGAAATCCGCACCCGCGGCGACATCATCCTCTTCATCGACGAAATCCACACCCTTGTGGGCGCCGGCGCTGCTGAAGGTGCCATCGACGCCGCCTCCATCCTCAAGCCGATGCTTGCCCGTGGTGAACTCCAGACCATCGGCGCCACCACGCTTGACGAGTACCGCAAGCACATCGAGAAGGACGCAGCGCTGGAGCGCCGCTTCCAGCCGATCCAGGTCAAGGAACCCTCCGTCGCGCACGCGATCGAGATCCTCAAGGGCCTGCGCGACCGCTACGAGGCACACCACCGCGTCACGATCACCGACGGCGCCCTCACCTCCGCGGCCACGCTCGCCGAGCGCTACATTTCGGACCGCTTCCTGCCGGACAAGGCGATCGACCTGATCGACGAAGCCGGTGCGCGCCTGCGCATCCGCCGCATGACCGCTCCGCCGGAGCTCAAGGCCATGGACGAGCGCATCGCAACTGTGAAGATGGAGAAGGAATCCGCCATCGACGCCCAGGACTTCGAAGGCGCCGCCTCGCTGCGCGACAAGGAGCAGAAGCTCATTGCCGAGCGCGCCGAGAAGGAACGCAACTGGAAGTCCGGCGGAATGGACGACATCTCCGAGGTTGACGAGGACCTGATCGCGGAAGTTCTGGCGAACTCCACGGGCATCCCGGTCTTCAAGCTCACCGAGGAGGAGTCCAGCCGCCTGCTCAAGATGGAAGACGAACTGCACAAGCGCGTGGTGGGCCAGGACGAGGCCATCAGGGCCCTCTCCCAGGCAATCCGCCGCACCCGTGCAGGCCTGAAGGACCCCAAGCGTCCCGGCGGCTCGTTCATCTTCGCCGGCCCCACCGGCGTCGGCAAGACCGAACTGGCCAAGGCTCTCGCCGAGTTCCTGTTCGGTGAAGAGGACGCCCTCATCACTCTGGACATGTCCGAGTACTCCGAGAAGCACACGGTTTCGCGTCTCTTCGGTGCCCCTCCCGGATACGTCGGCTACGAAGAAGGCGGGCAGCTGACCGAAAAGGTCCGCCGCCGTCCGTTCTCCGTGGTCCTGTTCGACGAAGTTGAGAAGGCCCACGCGGACCTCTTCAACTCGCTGCTGCAGATCTTGGAAGACGGCCGCCTGACCGACTCCCAGGGCCGCGTGGTGGACTTCAAGAACACCGTGATCATCATGACCACCAACCTGGGTACCCGCGACATCTCCAAGAGCGTCGCAACGGGCTTCCAGTCCGGCACGGACACCCAGACCGGATACAACCGCATGCGTGCCCGGGTCACGGAAGAGCTCAAACAGCACTTCCGCCCCGAGTTCCTGAACCGTGTTGACGACGTGGTGGTGTTCCCGCAACTGACGCAGGACGAGATCATCGAGATCGTGGACATGTTCGTGACGCGCCTCGAGAAGCGCCTCAAGGACAAGGACATGGGCATCGAGCTCACCACGGCCGCGAAGGTCCTCCTGGCCACGCGAGGCTACGATCCCGCCATGGGTGCCCGGCCGCTGCGCCGCACCATCCAGCGCGAGATCGAGGACCAGCTCTCCGAGAAGATCCTCTTCGGCGAGCTGCACCCCGGCGACATCGTGGTGGTGGACGTTGACGGCGACGGCGACGCAGCGAAGTTCACCTTCGCAGGCAACGCCAAGCCGCGCATCCCGGAGATCGCCCCGAGCGCCTAAGGCTCCTGCCACCCGGCCAACGACGTGAAGAGCCCCGCCCATTCCGCAAGGAGTGGGCGGGGCTCTTGCGTTGGCGGCGCCCTCCGCCCAACTAGGTAGCAGCAGGTGTCGTTTTCAGCCCTCAGAACGACACTTGCTGCTACCTAGTTGGGCTGAATATGTGAAAGCAACGTTTCACTCTTAGTGAACGCCCCTGTGATCCGCAGCACAAGACGTGTTGAATCGGAGCATGGATTCGACTGAAGCCCAGACCCCGGGCACGCACCCCGAAACTCCCTTCCACGACCTGGACCACTACCTCGCCATCCCACGGGTGGGCGGCCTGGCGCTGAGCCCGGACGGCCGGCGCCTCGTCACCACCGTGTCCACGCTGAACGGCAAGGGCACCGAATACGTCACCGCGCTGTGGGAGATCGACCCCGCAGGCGAAAAGCACGCCCGGCGCATCACGCGCAGTGCCAAGGGCGAGGCCGGCGCCGCCTTCGCGGCCAACGGCGACCTTTACTTCACCTCGGCCCGCCCGGACCCGGACAGCCCCGATGCAGAGCCCGTCAGTGCGCTGTGGCTGCTGCCGGCCGACGGCGGCGAGGCCCGCGTGGTCCTCTCCCGCGATGGAGGGGTCGGCTCCGTCATGACGGCCGCCGCTGCCGATGCTGCCTTCGTCAACGCCTCGGTGTTGGCCGGTTCCACGGACGAGGAGAACGACGAGGAGCGCCGCAAGGGCCGCAAGGACAACAAAGTCGCCGCGATCCTGCACTCCGGCTACCCGGTCCGCTACTGGGATGCCGACCTGGGCCCCGCGGAGCCGCGGCTCTTTGCCGTTGAGCATGGCGACACGCCTGAACCGGGAAAGCCCTCGACGGTTGATGCCACGGCTCCCCTGAAGCTGCGCAACCTCACCCCCGGCGTCGGGGGCTCGCTGCGCGAGGCCAAATCCGTGGTCAGCCCCGACGGCAGGACCCTTTTCACAAGCCTCAGCAAGGCTCTCGCCAAGGCGGACAGCCGCGAAGTCCTGGCCGCCGTGGACGTCGCGACCGGATCCGTCAAGGTCCTGCTGGACCGCGAAGGCATGAGCTACTTCCCAGGGCCGGTCAGCCCGGACAACCGGACGCTCGTGGTCACGAGCGAAAGCGACACCACCCCTGCCGAAGCTCCCCGGGTCAAGATGCACCTGCTGGACGTGGCGGCGGGGGAGACCCTGGACCTCGCGCCCCTGGCCCACCACTGGGACCGCTGGGGCGCCCCGGCGGCCTGGCTGCCGGACGGCAGCGCCCTGCTGCTCACGGCGGACGACGACGGCGCCACGCCCGTCTTCCGGGTCGCCGTCGCCGACGGGGCAGTCACCCGGGTGACGCCGGACGCGGCGGCGTACACCGACGTCGTGGTTTCGCCCGACGGGCTGAGCGCCTATGCCTTGCGCAGCTCCTATGGCTACCCGCCGGAAGCCGTGCGGATCGATCTCGCTTCCGGCGACGTGGTCCGGCTGCCGGCCCCCGCCGAGCGCCCCGCCTACAAGGGCAGCCTGGAGCGCGTGGAGACGGAGGCGGCGGACGGGGTGCGCGTCCCGGCCTACCTCGCGCTGCCGGAGGGCGCCTCGGCCGAAAACCCGGCGCCCCTGCTGCTCTGGATCCATGGCGGTCCGCTGGGTTCCTGGAACGCCTGGACGTGGCGGTGGAACCCGTGGCTGCTGGTGGCCAAGGGCTACGCGGTCCTGCTGCCCGATCCCGCCCTCTCCACCGGCTACGGCCAGGACTTCATCCAGCGCGGCTGGGGCGAATGGGGCAAGCGGCCGTTCACGGACCTCATGGCGATCACGGACGCCGTGGTGGCGCGGCCGGACATCGACGAATCGCGCACGGCCGCGATGGGTGGATCCTTCGGCGGGTACATGGCCAACTGGGTGGCGGGGCAGACCGACCGCTTCAAAGCCATCGTGACGCATGCGAGCCTCTGGGCCCTGGACCAGTTCGGCCCCACCACCGACGCCTCGCAGTACTGGCTCAAGGAAATGACCGCCGAGATGGCGATGGAGAACTCGCCGCACCGCAACGTGGGCAACATCAAGACGCCCATGCTGGTGATCCACGGCGACAAGGACTACCGGGTGCCCATCGGAGAAGGCCTGCGGCTCTGGTATGAACTGCTCTCCGGTTCGCAGCTGGCCGCCGACGAGAACGGCCGCACCCCGCACCGCTTCCTTTACTTCCCGGATGAGAACCACTGGATCCTGAAGCCGCAGCACGCCAAGGTCTGGTACGGAGTAGTGGAACACTTCCTGGCCAAGCAGGTCCTGGGTGAGGACATCCCGGTTCCGGAGGAGCTGGGGCTGTAAGCGGCTGGCCTCGTAGGATGGGGGAGTGACTTCGACCTTCAGCCTCCGCCCTGCCCGCACCAGTGACGTGGCGGCCATCAAGAGGCTAGTGGCGCCCCTCGCCGGGCAGCGGATCCTGATGGCCAAGGAAACCGTGGCCTACTACGAAAGCCTGCAGGAGTTCCGCATCGCCGAATCCGACGACGGCGAGGTGATCGGCTGCGGCGCGCTCCACGTCATGTGGGAAGACCTGGCCGAGGTCCGCACCCTTGCCGCCGCCGACAGCTGGCGCGGCAAGGGTGTGGGCCACATGCTGGTGGCCCGCCTGCTTGAGGACGCGAAGGCCCTGGGCGTGTCCCGGGTCTTCTGCCTGACTTTCGAGGTGGACTTCTTCAAGCGACACGGCTTCGAGGTCATGGAAGACCAGTCGGCAGTGGACCCCGAGGTCTACTCCGAACTCCTGCGCTCCCATGACGAAGGCGTGGCCGAATTCCTGGACCTGGCGCGCGTCAAGCCCAACACCCTCGGCAACACCCGGATGATCAAGATCCTGTAGCCCCGGCAGCCAGGCGCACCCGGCCGCCCGGGCCCGCCCGGCAGCCAGGCCCCCGGGCGGCTGGCCCGCGCTGGCGCAGGGCGCCACCCGGATCCCCTCCGCGTCGTCGCGGAGGGGATTTCCTTTTGCCCGCATGTTCCGGGGAGGGGTCATCGGGTAAGGGGCTTCACATAAATCAAATTGATAGATAAACTGGACCCGGTCCCACCCAGAGAGGAACCAGCCCAGCTCGGAGGCGAAAGATGCAAGACCGCGTCATTTTTCCGGATTTTTCAGCGTTCCAGATTGATATTCCCCACCAGGCGCCCGAGGCCCGCCCGCCTGGAAGCACGGAGGTTTGGCAGGATCTCGTCTCACCCATCTGGCCGGATCGCAGCTCCCCGTAGCCCCTGCGGCCGGGCGCCCGTGGGGCAGATCCGGGCGGATCGGCGGGGCCGAAGTTTGCGGAAGGGACAGTCATTGGGGGCTGTCCCTTCCGCCATTAAGCCTCCGGGAGCGGGATCCAGGCCGGACCGGCCGGGCCGGCAGCCACCGGCACGGCCCTACCGCAGTCCGGATGCTGGTAGTAGGGTCGAGGCAGCAGCCAGCACGCCCAGGAGCAACGCCATGAAAAAGCTGATCAATGATCCCCGCGCGGTAGTGGACGAGTCCGTCGAGGGGTTCGGCATGGCGCATGCCGAGCTCGTGGACGTCCACCCCGAACCAAAGTTTGTCCTCCGCAAGGGGGCGCCCGTGTCCGGCAAGGTGGCACTGGTGTCCGGTGGCGGCAGCGGACACGAGCCCCTGCACGCCGGTTTCGTGGGACCCGGAATGCTCGACGCCGCCGTGCCGGGCGCCGTCTTCACCTCACCGACGCCTGACCAGATCATTCCGGCAACAGTGGCCGTGGACGGCGGCGCCGGTGTGGTGCACATCGTCAAGAACTACACCGGAGACGTCCTGAACTTCGAAACCGCGGCCGAGATGGCCCAGGCCGAGGGTGTCAGCGTGCGGACCGTGCTGGTGAACGACGACGTCGCGGTGGAGGATTCCCTGTACACGGCAGGCCGCCGCGGCGTGGGCGGAACCGTGATGGTGGAGAAGATCGCCGGCGCCGCCGCGGAACGCGGCGACGCCTTGGACGCCGTCACCGAGATTGCCGAGCGCGTGGTCCGGAACATCCGCACCATGGGCGTGGCGCTGACCGGCTGCATCGTTCCGCACGCCGGCGTGCCCAGCTTCGAGCTGGCAGAGGACGAGATCGAGATCGGGATCGGCATCCACGGAGAGCCGGGCAGGCACCGGATCGCGATGGAAGGCGCCGATGCCATCACCGGCCGCCTCCTGGACCCGGTGATGGAAGACCTGGGCATCACCGCCGGCGACAAGGTGCTGCTCTTCGTGAACGGCATGGGCGGCACGCCCCTGAGCGAGCTCTACATCGTCTACCGCCGGGCCGCGCAGCTGCTCGCGGAGAAGGGCGCCACCGTGGAGCGGTCACTGGTGGGCAACTACGTCACCTCGCTGGAAATGCAGGGCTGCTCCATCACCGTCCTCCGCCTGGATGATGAACTCACGGCCCTCTGGGACGCGCCCGTGCACACGGCCGCCCTGCGATGGGGAATGTAGGCGTGGGGCTGGGGCTTGCCTGGGCCGTGGAATGGCTGCGGCTTTCCGCGCAGCTCATGGAAGAACACCGCACGGAGCTCATTGAACTGGACCGGCCAATCGGCGATTCCGACCACGGCGAAAACATGGACCGCGGTTTCAAGGCCGTGCTCCAGAAACTGCAGGACGCCCCGCCGGCGTCCCCGGGCGCCGCGCTGAAGCTGGCGGCCATGACGCTCATGTCCACGGTGGGCGGGGCTGCCGGGCCGCTGTACGGCACCGCCTACCTGCGGGCTGCCACGTCGATCGGGGATGCGGCCGAGCTTGACGCAGCCGCGCTCGCGGCCGCCCTGGTGGCCGGCCGGGACGGCATCGTAGCCCGCGGGAAGGCCGAAAGCGGCGACAAGACCATGGTGGATGCCTGGACTCCGGCGGTGGAGGCGGCGGAAGCTGCCGCGGCAGGCGGGGACACCACCGCAGTACTTGTGGCGGCCGCGGAGGCTGCCGAAGCCGGGGCGGTGGCCACGGACCCCCTGATCGCGCGCAAGGGCAGGGCAAGCTACCTGGGGGAGCGCAGCGCCGGGCACCGTGATCCCGGCGCGGCGTCGAGCGCCCTGCTGCTGCGTGCCGCGGCCACGGCCGCCGCTTCCCAGGAGTCTGC contains:
- the lysS gene encoding lysine--tRNA ligase, with the protein product MRIRMEKRSKLIERGGEAYPVGVERTHSLAEIREKYAHLEADETTGDTVGITGRIVFVRNTGKLCFATLQEGGVDGKGVRLQAMLSLANIGEEALADWKALVDLGDHVLIKGEVISSRRGELSVMADSWSMASKALRPLPVLHAELNEETRVRQRYVDLMVRDEAREMVYRRAAITRSVRDTLDRRGYVEVETPILQLIHGGATARPFETHMNAFDQKMTLRIATELFLKRAVVGGIDRVYDMGRVFRNEGVDSTHSPEFTTLECYEAWADQFVMAERMKEIILNVADVVGTRTIQTDAGEINLDGDWAWVAVYPGLSEAIGVEITPDTTVAELLPIAEKHEVKVDPKWDAEKIVVELFGEIVEPTLLNPTFVYNYPPSAQPLARPHREDGRLIEAWDLIIGGMERGTAFSELIDPVIQRERLTEQSRRAAAGDVEAMQLDEDFLRALEYGAPPMGGIGLGIDRLVMLFTGAGIRETILFPLLKPEGH
- a CDS encoding alpha/beta fold hydrolase, which encodes MEERTLDTDDGGRLALYSYGTADAPAGRRVLVIGGAFLTALIYRPFSMALAARLGEGWAVDVYDRRGRGGSSEQPADYSMDTEISDVRAVLGITGGRHVFGHSLGGSVALNAAKEFTGTAFEMDRLAVYDAAVNIDGSVDMSWLAGFAESVDGGDFPRAMARLKRGMSPGTALARIPEPVLAGLLAVVSRTRANKLLRELMPSGVGELKAAMEERRHAADFASLPEGTCFLVGAKSPEYYKVTAERLHAAVPGSSLRVSPKGVHGSVPAAFKELVADIAGYFSETSNAA
- a CDS encoding alkaline phosphatase family protein; this encodes MKNLPTAHEPHVLVVGIDGIRYDTLLAASTPALDRLAASGVLLAVRVHEKNATISGPVWSTVATGVYQDRHMVTGNSHHPGELDGFPDFTARLRSARPGLETMVAASWHPLASEVECGPIFSSRGWVPTPDPEDANDAGSWILADDAVAGYAARRLAREDLAASFVYFGEADVEAHNHGTGPDYVAAIERCDARLGVLLAAIDSRPARARERWTVIVVTDHGHVDAGGHGGESDEERTAWMAAAGAGVPQSVEALDHADIAAQVLAAFGIPAEDTDGVLFGAR
- a CDS encoding alpha/beta fold hydrolase, with amino-acid sequence MTRENITTTDGGTLEVLTTGGDLAAAGSGVVVVPASMVTAADYARFAQKLSAALGRPVHTFNRRGRGGSSPQPMDYTLDVDIRDLAAVMQHTSSTDVFGHSFGGAVALHAARTLPVERLAVYDPAVSVNHSVKADWAPEYERATAAGDFDRGLAVLVKGVETGGAFSRMPLSMLTLANKLTAGTTMGKQMRELMQCGVREIKAVIAADMPAEPFLELPLETLIVVGEKSPAYFGVACGQIHDVLSGSSYTILPGYGHDGPIKAPDKLIAELSEFFSG
- a CDS encoding DMT family transporter; this encodes MTLTLTVTAVVLFAAVLHSGWNAIAKAIPDRLAASTLIALVYLVSGIAGSLVFGAPLEASWPFIAASACLQTMYMILLTASYKHGDFSQVYPLARGLAVLVVAAVAMTFLAEQLNLMQLAGVAVVAGSLLSLSLTGGRAGNRKGSLFAVLTGLSIAAYTLVDGVGVRLSGEPLGYVAWLFLLQGAMIPMLCWWLAPSRGGFVIEVRAHWKPGLLGGLMSMLAYAAVVWAQSLAPLALVSALRETSVLLAGVIGAVFFSERFSKVRMGLTAAAVCGIVALQLG
- a CDS encoding Lsr2 family protein, with protein sequence MAQKVKIILVDDLDEGSADETVRFGLDGVSYEMDLSSANASKLRDALEPFVAKARKTSTGRATRGRATVARSQDSAQIRQWARDNGFTVNSRGRIQAEIQEAYQKANS